In Scophthalmus maximus strain ysfricsl-2021 chromosome 16, ASM2237912v1, whole genome shotgun sequence, the following proteins share a genomic window:
- the ptprea gene encoding receptor-type tyrosine-protein phosphatase epsilon isoform X5 gives MRKSSFSSFRWLKNQKKPVVTTVDKKIPNGILEEQEFGYSTESLYTTVPPEQQTVVLLPRSPSASKTFIPILVDQLEEEYRLRSADDGKLFREEYNSLPGGNVNGTYEEANKDDNKEKNRYPNILPYDHSRVALTLLDGNPCSDYVNASYIDGYTEKNKFIAAQGPKDDTVADFWRMIWELKVATVVMLTNLKERKEDKCCQYWPDQGCWTYGNVRVAVEDFTVLVDYTIRKFCVQYQASDAAKTPRLVTQLHFTSWPDFGVPFSPIGMLKFLKKVKAVNPPFSGPIVVHCSAGVGRTGTFIVIDAMIDLMYAEQKVDVFGCVSKIREQRSQLVQTDMQYSFIYQALLEYYLYGDTELDVSSLEGHLHKLHNTFASGDRVGLEEEFKKLTNMRIMKENMRTGNLPANMKKNRVLQIIPYDFNRVILSMRRGHEFTDYVNASFIDGYRQKDYFIATQGPLPHTVEDFWRMVWEWKCHSIVMLTELQEREQDKCCQYWPPEDSVTYGDYTVELKGDNLCDTFSLRDLVLTFVPEKQTRVIRHFHFHGWPEIGIPAEGKGMIDIIASVQRQQQQSGNHPIVVHCSAGAGRTGTFIALSNILERVKAEGLLDVFQTVKSLRMQRPHMVQTVEQYDFCYRVVQDFVDIFSDYANFK, from the exons ATGAGAAAGAGTAGCTTCTCAAGCTTCAGATG GTTAAAAAACCAGAAAAAACCTGTCGTCACAACAGTTGACAAGAAGATACCAAATGGCATCCTGGAGGAACAAG aGTTTGGATACAGTACAGAGTCGTTATACACCACTGTGCCCCCAG AGCAACAGACGGTGGTGCTTCTGCCTAGATCCCCCTCGGCCTCCAAGACCTTCATCCCCATCCTAGTGGACCAGCTCGAGGAGGAGTACAGGCTCCGCTCTGCGGATGATGGCAAGCTCTTCAGGGAGGAGTACAAC TCTTTGCCAGGGGGTAATGTCAATGGAACGTACGAGGAGGCCAACAAGGACGACAACAAGGAGAAGAACCGATACCCCAACATCCTTCCCT ATGATCATTCCAGAGTGGCGTTGACTCTGCTGGATGGAAATCCCTGTTCGGACTATGTGAACGCCTCTTACATTGAT GGTTACACGGAAAAGAACAAATTCATAGCAGCACAAG GTCCCAAAGACGACACCGTTGCAGATTTCTGGAGGATGATATGGGAGCTAAAAGTAGCGACGGTTGTTATGCTGACGAAtctgaaagaaaggaaagaa GACAAGTGTTGCCAGTACTGGCCAGATCAGGGCTGTTGGACCTATGGGAACGTGAGGGTGGCAGTAGAGGACTTCACTGTCCTGGTGGACTACACCATACGCAAGTTCTGTGTGCAATAT CAAGCCAGCGACGCCGCCAAGACTCCCCGGCTGGTGACCCAGCTCCACTTCACCAGCTGGCCCGATTTTGGAGTTCCCTTCTCCCCGATCGGCATGCTCAAGTTCCTCAAAAAGGTCAAGGCCGTGAATCCACCCTTCTCCGGGCCCATTGTGGTCCACTGCAG CGCTGGTGTCGGGAGGACGGGAACCTTCATCGTAATAGATGCCATGATCGACTTGATGTACGCCGAGCAGAAAGTCGACGTGTTTGGTTGCGTCTCCAAGATACGGGAACAGCGCTCGCAGCTCGTCCAGACAGAT ATGCAGTACTCATTCATCTACCAGGCCCTGCTTGAATACTACCTCTATGGAGACACGGAGCTGGACGTGTCATCTCTGGAAGGACATCTGCACAAACTCCACAACACCTTTGCGAGCGGTGACCGGGTCGGCCTAGAGGAGGAGTTCAAG AAACTGACAAACATGCGAATAATGAAGGAGAACATGAGAACGGGGAACCTCCCTGcaaacatgaagaagaacagaGTCCTGCAAATTATTCCAT ACGACTTCAACAGAGTTATTCTCTCCATGAGGAGAGGCCACGAGTTCACCGATTACGTCAACGCATCTTTCATAGAT GGCTACAGACAGAAGGACTACTTCATTGCCACGCAGGGCCCGCTGCCACACACGGTGGAGGATTTCTGGAGGATGGTGTGGGAATGGAAATGTCACTCCATCGTCATGCTCACTGAGCtccaggagagggagcag gacaaatGTTGTCAGTACTGGCCCCCAGAGGACTCGGTCACGTACGGAGACTACACAGTAGAGCTGAAGGGAGACAACTTGTGTGACACCTTCAGTCTACGAGACTTGGTACTCACCTTTGTCCCG GAGAAGCAGACGAGGGTGATCCGGCACTTCCACTTCCACGGCTGGCCAGAGATCGGCATCCCGGCCGAGGGGAAGGGCATGATCGACATCATCGCCTCGGTgcagagacagcagcagcagtctgggAACCATCCCATCGTCGTACACTGCAG TGCTGGTGCAGGGCGAACAGGTACGTTCATTGCACTGAGCAATATCTTGGAGCGGGTCAAGGCAGAAGGCCTGCTGGACGTGTTCCAAACTGTGAAGAGTTTACGCATGCAGAGGCCTCATATGGTCCAGACTGTG GAACAGTATGACTTCTGCTACAGGGTGGTACAAGactttgttgacattttctcagACTATGCCAATTTCAAATGA